A genomic segment from Nicotiana tabacum cultivar K326 chromosome 9, ASM71507v2, whole genome shotgun sequence encodes:
- the LOC142163785 gene encoding uncharacterized protein LOC142163785 yields MGDSDLIIRQAQDEWETRDIKLIPYMQHVVDLSKRFKSVEFRYIPRFHNELADALATLALMLPYPGNVHIDPLEIQIREIHGYYNTIDMEPYVQPWYHYIKRFLKTKEYPASQWRSKENHEKACQWFLLEWRSLV; encoded by the coding sequence atgggagattccgACTTGATCATTCGACAAGCTCAAgatgaatgggaaactcgggatatcaagcttattccatacatgCAACATGTGGTAGATCTTAGCAAGCGATTCAAATccgtcgagttcaggtacattcctcggtTTCATAATGAGTTAgccgatgcattagctactttggcCTTGATGCTGCCGTATCCGGGCAATGTCCACATTGACCCAttggaaatccaaattcgagaaaTACATGGATATTACAATACAATTGACATGGAACCAtatgttcagccatggtatcattaTATCAAAAGATTTTTAAAAACAAAGGAATATCCTGCAAGCcagtggagatcaaaagagaaccatgaGAAGGCTTGccagtggtttcttcttgagTGGAGAAGTCTTGTATAA